From Acidobacteriota bacterium, a single genomic window includes:
- a CDS encoding HEAT repeat domain-containing protein, translating into MTDAREPLSPEMTQALTEFARACKAAARAVSLYPAAHPAIGATLGKLVEATSRATAAGPFAMQLRPDSILVGGAPAARPDAAIAELAQLLHQQTIASIVLHGGADEQTWRSFLLLLARTPEENRADGGIAHLWSRSGGSSIEIHEVDYAEVLRERSGTAALIDDVVAACLKGSPRLEVTDEALRALLGVVGDPARLRELVAKLEEAAESEGHGAHATAFLKLLKGLAEYVAKHQPDQLEGVLKTMADAAGRLSADAMVSLLAQRMTQEAQAGPLDVVGAVVDRMSDPAIAGFVAGSVIEEHGASERLAQAFETLVPDVDRKRQLLALAEEQVAQSPIGREETFEELWDRVEKMLTTYSDESFVSEDYGRELSGSRSRAVDVEKASDDPPERIAAWMGSVSDAAMRDLDLQLLEDLLAVEQDPARWRDLADTVVSHIDDLARLGQLEVARRLAELVAVEGSREGSPRAAQAGPTLDRLARGALLRHAVKMLRTATDDEFEYFKRLSGMVGPAVIPPLAEALAGEADPKARRRVREVLVMFGKRGREAVQQLLNASNWEVRRTAAYLLSEFGGSENLNTLEPLLTDREPRVQREALRTVLLGGNELAYAAVLKALSADGPARASLAGELTTLNDERAAPLLTYLLPKIDRHALRPLFLAAIEALGSFGGTEAVEALKYALYQGDLWSPWQTREHRRAAVEALGRIGGETALQALREAAASGPRGARRAARMELGRQGK; encoded by the coding sequence TTGACGGACGCGCGCGAGCCGCTGTCGCCGGAAATGACGCAGGCGCTCACGGAGTTCGCGCGCGCCTGCAAGGCGGCGGCGCGCGCGGTGTCGCTGTACCCCGCGGCGCATCCCGCAATCGGCGCGACCCTCGGGAAGCTGGTGGAGGCCACCTCGCGCGCCACCGCGGCCGGGCCGTTTGCGATGCAGCTCAGGCCGGACAGCATCCTCGTCGGCGGCGCACCCGCGGCGAGGCCGGACGCGGCGATCGCGGAGCTCGCGCAGCTCCTCCACCAGCAGACGATCGCCAGCATCGTGCTGCACGGCGGCGCCGACGAGCAGACGTGGCGATCCTTCCTGCTGCTGCTCGCGCGCACGCCCGAGGAAAACCGGGCCGATGGAGGGATCGCGCACCTCTGGAGCCGCAGCGGCGGATCGAGCATCGAGATCCACGAGGTCGATTACGCCGAGGTCCTGCGCGAGCGCTCCGGGACCGCGGCGCTCATCGACGACGTCGTGGCGGCGTGCCTGAAAGGGTCCCCTCGCCTCGAGGTCACCGACGAAGCCCTGCGCGCGCTCCTCGGCGTCGTCGGCGATCCGGCCAGGCTCCGCGAGCTTGTCGCAAAGCTGGAGGAGGCAGCCGAGAGCGAGGGGCACGGGGCGCACGCGACGGCGTTCCTGAAGCTGCTGAAAGGGCTCGCCGAGTACGTCGCGAAACACCAGCCCGACCAGCTCGAGGGCGTCCTGAAGACGATGGCCGACGCGGCCGGGCGGCTCAGCGCGGACGCCATGGTGAGCCTGCTCGCGCAGCGCATGACGCAGGAGGCGCAGGCGGGCCCGCTCGACGTGGTCGGGGCGGTCGTCGACCGGATGAGCGATCCGGCAATCGCGGGATTCGTCGCCGGCTCGGTCATCGAGGAGCACGGCGCGAGCGAGCGCCTCGCGCAGGCGTTCGAGACGCTCGTCCCGGACGTGGACCGCAAGCGTCAGCTGCTCGCCCTGGCCGAGGAGCAAGTCGCGCAGTCTCCCATCGGCCGGGAGGAAACCTTCGAGGAGCTGTGGGATCGCGTCGAGAAGATGCTGACGACCTACAGCGACGAGTCGTTCGTGTCCGAAGATTACGGGCGCGAGCTGTCCGGGTCGCGGTCGCGTGCCGTGGACGTCGAGAAGGCGAGCGACGACCCGCCGGAGCGCATCGCCGCGTGGATGGGCAGCGTCAGCGATGCGGCGATGCGCGATCTCGACCTGCAGCTGCTGGAGGACCTGCTGGCGGTCGAGCAGGACCCCGCGCGCTGGCGCGACCTGGCGGACACGGTTGTGAGCCACATCGACGACCTGGCGCGCCTCGGCCAGCTGGAGGTGGCTCGCCGCCTGGCCGAACTGGTGGCCGTTGAGGGAAGCCGGGAGGGGTCGCCGCGCGCGGCACAGGCCGGCCCCACGCTCGACCGGCTCGCGAGAGGCGCGCTGCTCCGGCACGCGGTCAAGATGCTCCGGACCGCCACCGACGACGAGTTCGAGTATTTCAAGCGGCTGTCCGGCATGGTCGGGCCCGCCGTCATCCCGCCGCTGGCCGAAGCGCTGGCGGGCGAGGCGGACCCGAAGGCGCGCCGCCGGGTGCGCGAAGTGCTCGTGATGTTCGGAAAGCGCGGGCGCGAGGCGGTCCAGCAGCTGTTGAACGCCTCGAACTGGGAAGTGCGGCGCACGGCGGCGTACCTCCTGAGCGAGTTCGGCGGCAGCGAGAACCTCAACACGCTCGAGCCGTTGCTCACCGATCGCGAGCCGCGGGTGCAGCGCGAGGCGCTCCGGACGGTGCTGCTTGGCGGAAACGAGCTGGCCTACGCGGCCGTGCTCAAGGCGCTCTCCGCCGACGGCCCCGCGCGCGCCAGCCTGGCCGGGGAACTCACGACGCTGAACGACGAGCGCGCGGCGCCGTTGCTCACGTACCTGCTGCCGAAGATCGATCGGCATGCGTTGCGGCCCCTGTTCCTCGCGGCCATCGAGGCCCTGGGCAGCTTCGGCGGCACCGAGGCGGTCGAGGCGCTCAAGTACGCGCTCTACCAGGGCGATCTCTGGTCGCCGTGGCAGACCCGGGAACACCGTCGGGCGGCTGTTGAAGCGTTGGGGCGCATCGGCGGCGAAACGGCGCTGCAGGCGCTGCGCGAGGCGGCGGCATCCGGCCCGCGCGGCGCGCGGCGCGCGGCACGAATGGAACTGGGAAGGCAGGGCAAGTAG
- a CDS encoding HD-GYP domain-containing protein — protein sequence MADIDRVALYDDVLRKLASGIRGSQLYAPGHPLTARNLEALLALIRQLHGLHPSLTAGIVGGQLVVADTPMAKASAQMGDLIKKLQSQGIERVSFERGIGGEELEAFMRLVATSANADQFASLPHIRVGRITSQEESTEGIQSDMAAIRRLYANAVTSAQSVWDSAQSEGKPDVALALQTVEGLSEAVTQNRTALIALTAMKTYDNYTFTHMVNVSILTMGQARALGIEGRLLREFGLSALMHDIGKVRTPKEVLNKPEKLTDGEFEIMKRHPVEGAEILRRTPEMPILAPIVAFEHHLRVDGTGYPGGVRRSALNVGTQLCSIADVYDAMRSQRAYQEAFPSDRILAVLKKDDGAHFDQHLVRRFAQLMGIFPPGNLVRLSTGELAVVVKIHAPDPYRPRVRVIADAGGERLDVPLDRNLWDAVDAHGQPMTVSAPLDPAHFGIDPLTFM from the coding sequence GTGGCAGACATCGACCGCGTCGCGCTCTACGACGACGTGCTTCGCAAGCTCGCGTCCGGCATTCGCGGCTCGCAGCTGTACGCGCCCGGCCACCCGCTCACCGCGCGCAACCTCGAAGCGCTGCTCGCGCTCATCCGGCAGCTCCACGGGCTTCACCCGTCGCTCACGGCCGGCATCGTCGGCGGGCAGCTCGTCGTCGCCGACACGCCGATGGCGAAAGCCAGCGCGCAAATGGGCGACCTGATCAAGAAGCTGCAGTCACAGGGGATCGAGCGCGTGTCGTTCGAGCGCGGCATCGGCGGCGAGGAGCTGGAGGCGTTCATGCGCCTGGTCGCGACCTCGGCAAACGCCGATCAGTTCGCGTCGTTGCCGCACATCCGCGTGGGGCGCATCACGAGCCAGGAGGAATCGACCGAGGGCATCCAGAGCGACATGGCCGCGATCCGGCGGCTGTATGCCAACGCGGTCACCAGCGCGCAGTCGGTGTGGGACAGCGCGCAGAGCGAGGGCAAGCCGGACGTGGCGCTGGCGCTCCAGACCGTCGAAGGGCTTTCGGAGGCGGTGACGCAGAACCGGACCGCCCTGATCGCGCTGACGGCGATGAAGACGTACGACAACTACACGTTCACGCACATGGTGAACGTGTCGATCCTCACGATGGGTCAGGCGCGCGCCCTCGGGATCGAGGGCCGGCTGCTGCGGGAATTCGGCCTCTCGGCGCTGATGCACGACATCGGCAAGGTGCGGACGCCGAAAGAGGTGCTCAACAAGCCCGAGAAGCTCACCGACGGCGAGTTCGAGATCATGAAGCGGCACCCGGTGGAGGGCGCGGAAATCCTGCGGCGCACGCCGGAGATGCCGATCCTGGCGCCGATCGTCGCCTTCGAGCACCATCTTCGCGTGGACGGCACGGGGTATCCGGGCGGCGTGCGGCGGAGCGCGCTCAACGTCGGCACGCAGCTGTGCAGCATCGCGGACGTCTACGACGCCATGCGATCGCAGCGCGCGTACCAGGAGGCGTTTCCCTCGGACCGCATCCTGGCCGTCCTGAAGAAGGATGATGGCGCGCATTTCGACCAGCACCTCGTGCGCCGCTTCGCGCAGCTGATGGGCATCTTCCCGCCCGGCAACCTGGTCCGCCTGAGCACGGGGGAGCTGGCGGTCGTCGTCAAGATCCACGCACCCGATCCGTACCGCCCGCGGGTGCGCGTCATCGCGGATGCCGGCGGCGAGCGGCTCGACGTCCCGCTCGACCGCAACCTGTGGGACGCGGTCGACGCTCACGGTCAGCCTATGACAGTCAGCGCGCCGCTCGACCCGGCGCACTTCGGCATCGATCCCCTGACGTTCATGTAG
- a CDS encoding cytidine deaminase, which yields MAGSDREAGERRLVDAARAVRARAYAPYSGFQVGAALEAEDGTIEVGCNVENATYGLTICAERSAIFRAIADGHRGFTRVAVVAATDDPTPPCGACRQLLWEFCGDIEVVLANLDRVTARYRMSDLLPAPFDRRLLGK from the coding sequence TTGGCCGGCTCTGACCGCGAGGCGGGCGAGCGCCGCCTGGTGGACGCCGCGCGCGCCGTGCGCGCGCGCGCCTACGCGCCGTATTCCGGCTTCCAGGTCGGCGCGGCGCTCGAAGCGGAGGACGGCACGATCGAGGTCGGCTGCAACGTCGAGAACGCCACCTACGGGCTGACGATCTGCGCCGAGCGTTCCGCGATCTTCCGCGCGATTGCGGATGGGCACCGCGGGTTCACCCGCGTGGCCGTTGTGGCGGCCACCGATGACCCGACGCCCCCGTGCGGCGCCTGCCGCCAGCTGCTGTGGGAATTCTGCGGCGACATCGAGGTCGTGCTCGCCAACCTCGACCGCGTGACGGCGCGGTACCGGATGTCCGATCTGCTGCCCGCACCCTTCGACCGCAGATTGCTCGGAAAGTAA
- a CDS encoding HD-GYP domain-containing protein: MTAMTGAAHAEELVRRLAAAVRASSLYAPGHPLVQRGTDALAALCARALQSSDQLVVGFVGDEVVVDGQRLTRSAAGLVGFVRDLRAREVEKITFSRGVTREEVRAFVAALGDHTSREPLASRLERSALRGITVGRIVVSEDEGGSVGLVAAKKLYGTAVDTAESLWDAAKAGDQPDPAAARTIIDSLARLVSQDRTSLMALTALKKYDNYTFTHMVNVAVLAMALARSLNVQGPLLREFGFAALMHDIGKVNTPVDVLNKPDKLSRDEFEVMKRHVIDGAHILRRTPEMPALAPIVAFEHHLKQDLSGYPENIGSRRLNLCTMVVSIADVYDALRSNRIYRQGLPTARVKAIMAQQDSTAFNRALLRRFINLMGLYPVGTLVRLGTEELGVVTHEHPHDPFRPQVKIIRDARGEPLESPVLVNTWERDLQGDYARGVVEAVDPETANIDPLSHLNTEGAN; the protein is encoded by the coding sequence ATGACGGCGATGACTGGGGCGGCGCACGCCGAGGAGCTCGTCCGGCGCCTGGCGGCGGCCGTCCGCGCATCCTCGTTGTACGCGCCGGGCCACCCGCTCGTGCAGCGCGGGACCGACGCGCTCGCGGCGTTGTGCGCCCGCGCGCTGCAGTCGTCCGACCAGCTTGTCGTCGGATTTGTCGGCGATGAAGTCGTCGTCGACGGCCAGCGCCTCACGCGGAGCGCGGCCGGGCTTGTCGGCTTCGTGCGCGACCTGCGCGCGCGCGAGGTGGAGAAGATCACCTTCTCGCGCGGCGTCACGCGCGAGGAGGTGCGCGCGTTCGTCGCGGCGCTCGGCGACCACACCTCGCGCGAGCCGCTCGCGAGCCGGCTCGAGCGGAGCGCCCTGCGCGGAATCACCGTCGGCCGGATCGTGGTGTCGGAAGACGAGGGCGGCTCGGTCGGCCTCGTCGCGGCGAAGAAGCTCTATGGCACGGCGGTCGACACGGCCGAGTCCCTCTGGGACGCCGCGAAGGCCGGGGACCAGCCGGATCCCGCGGCCGCGCGCACGATTATCGACAGCCTGGCGCGCCTGGTCTCGCAGGACCGCACGTCGCTGATGGCGCTCACCGCGCTCAAGAAGTACGACAACTACACGTTTACGCACATGGTGAACGTCGCCGTGCTGGCGATGGCGCTGGCGCGATCGCTCAACGTGCAGGGGCCGCTGCTGCGCGAATTCGGGTTCGCGGCGCTGATGCACGACATCGGCAAGGTGAACACCCCGGTTGACGTCCTCAACAAGCCCGACAAGCTGTCCAGGGACGAATTCGAGGTGATGAAGCGGCACGTGATCGACGGCGCGCATATACTCCGGCGCACGCCCGAAATGCCGGCACTTGCGCCCATCGTCGCCTTCGAGCATCACCTGAAGCAGGACCTTTCCGGCTACCCGGAGAACATCGGGTCGCGGCGGCTCAACCTGTGCACGATGGTGGTCAGCATCGCGGACGTGTACGATGCGCTGCGCAGCAACCGCATCTACCGGCAGGGGCTCCCCACCGCGCGCGTCAAGGCCATCATGGCGCAACAGGACAGCACCGCGTTCAACCGCGCGCTGCTGCGGCGGTTCATCAACCTGATGGGCCTCTACCCGGTCGGCACGCTGGTGCGCCTCGGCACCGAGGAACTCGGCGTCGTCACGCACGAGCACCCGCACGATCCCTTCCGGCCTCAGGTGAAGATCATCCGCGATGCGCGGGGGGAACCCCTCGAATCTCCCGTCCTCGTCAACACGTGGGAACGGGACCTGCAGGGTGACTACGCCCGCGGCGTGGTGGAAGCGGTGGATCCGGAGACCGCGAACATCGACCCGCTGTCCCACCTGAACACGGAGGGTGCGAATTGA
- a CDS encoding NupC/NupG family nucleoside CNT transporter codes for MNETTASSAPVPLRSPFEYRDLVVLGAAAALALVAAVAARALGAPKVQAICGLFVILGVAYAFSSNRRAIDRRTVAWGLVLQVVFALLVLKTTAGQRTFAVLGDGINRLLGFAGIGASFVFGPLGDKTVWGRVMTSALGEGGAAYAVIFAFQVLPTIIFIAALFAILYYFGVMQLIVRLFALVMRRFMRASGAESLNVAASIFMGQTEAPLTIRPYLPSMTYSELMTVMTSGMAHISGGIMAAYILFGIEAKHLLTAVIMTAPGTLLMAKMFVPETQTPLTMGTVKLEVEKTDVNVIDAAGRGTGEGLHLALNVGAMLISFLALVALVNALLGWLGGTIQVDLSLQRVFGWVFAPVAWSMGVPWRDAPTIGNLLGTRMVLNEFVAYSQLGPLKDALDPRSFTIATFALCGFANFSSIGIQIGGIGALAPNRRHDLARLGLRAMLAGTLANFVTATIAGFLL; via the coding sequence ATGAACGAGACGACCGCGTCATCCGCACCCGTCCCCCTGCGCAGTCCGTTCGAATATCGCGATCTCGTGGTGCTCGGCGCGGCGGCCGCGCTGGCCCTGGTCGCGGCGGTCGCGGCCCGCGCGCTCGGCGCGCCCAAGGTGCAGGCCATCTGCGGCCTGTTCGTGATCCTGGGCGTGGCCTATGCCTTCTCGAGCAACCGGCGGGCGATCGATCGGCGCACGGTCGCCTGGGGCCTGGTGCTGCAGGTGGTGTTCGCGCTGCTCGTCCTGAAGACGACGGCGGGGCAGCGGACCTTCGCTGTGCTCGGCGATGGCATCAACCGGCTGCTCGGTTTCGCGGGCATTGGCGCCTCGTTCGTGTTCGGGCCGCTCGGTGACAAGACCGTGTGGGGGCGCGTCATGACCTCCGCGCTCGGCGAGGGCGGAGCGGCGTATGCGGTCATCTTCGCCTTCCAGGTCCTGCCGACGATCATCTTCATCGCCGCGCTGTTCGCCATCCTGTACTACTTCGGCGTCATGCAGCTCATCGTCCGGCTGTTCGCGCTGGTGATGCGGCGCTTCATGCGCGCGAGCGGAGCCGAGTCGCTCAACGTCGCGGCCAGCATCTTCATGGGGCAGACGGAGGCGCCGCTGACCATCCGCCCGTACCTCCCGTCGATGACCTACTCCGAGCTGATGACGGTCATGACGTCGGGGATGGCGCACATCTCGGGCGGCATCATGGCCGCCTACATCCTCTTCGGGATCGAGGCCAAGCACCTGCTCACCGCCGTGATCATGACCGCGCCCGGCACGCTGCTCATGGCCAAGATGTTCGTCCCGGAGACGCAGACCCCGCTCACCATGGGGACCGTGAAGCTGGAGGTTGAGAAGACCGACGTCAACGTCATCGATGCGGCGGGGCGCGGCACGGGCGAGGGGTTGCACCTGGCGCTCAACGTCGGCGCGATGCTGATCTCGTTCCTGGCGCTGGTCGCGCTCGTCAACGCCCTGCTCGGCTGGCTCGGCGGCACGATACAGGTGGACCTGAGCCTGCAGCGGGTTTTCGGCTGGGTCTTCGCGCCCGTCGCGTGGTCGATGGGGGTGCCGTGGCGGGATGCGCCGACCATCGGCAACCTGTTGGGCACGCGCATGGTGCTCAACGAGTTCGTCGCCTACTCGCAACTCGGCCCCCTCAAGGACGCGCTCGATCCGCGGTCGTTCACCATCGCCACGTTCGCGCTGTGCGGCTTCGCGAACTTCAGCTCGATCGGCATCCAGATTGGCGGGATCGGCGCGCTGGCGCCGAACCGAAGGCACGACCTCGCGCGGCTCGGACTTCGCGCGATGCTGGCGGGCACGCTCGCCAACTTCGTGACGGCGACGATTGCCGGATTTCTCCTGTAG
- a CDS encoding HEAT repeat domain-containing protein, which produces MANAATSEIPRLVQGLARAIVAAARSRALYPAEHPAVASSLSRLRSALDEAARERPLAVGVTPDALIIDEGAPIDHGPGAEAAALLHARDVLRIVFAPQLAPEPVQAFVELIASDPAQLRERGGPAEAWRTTGLHGIAIVQVDYRKVLEEREAAAAPSRRDDLWQAIVRSVLDRKKILDDAVQRRLLEIAGSTDAIGALAQDVMAPNCTPDGSPLVTTQAAAIVAAYDHLHNIVTVLAPERRDEIVRNLAAATAELDPRVALQMMRGAQDEQAGRPGTGHAASVVVMAGVAAAFDDVKVAQLLATTLALEGQASARLASVFETIAPDEDRRRRVLRLTRTLMAETEFGRRSEFEAMWQSMEELLLNYNERPFVSAEYRAGLDQAGERAARMAAAADLPPELGEWMQTLDQDHVRRLSVSLLIDLLNLESDAGRAPALAADLAALAEDMLMAGDYEAAAAIGAAMAGRAADRAAPTREACRVALDQLARTPAVRDTVMLLDDMDDAQLAQVETFAGAIGAAVVDALREVMTLDDGHLPRARARASAMIVACGAAAIPRLAPLLADPRWHVQRNACELFQAIGSPEAVPFLQPLLRSHDSRLLRQTVRALSNIEDPAAARAVHTVLRAATGEARQAVVGALAAERDPRVVPVLSRILAESDALGADHAVVLDTLNALGTLGAMVGDPAVGTVAGLMHRRRWFARRKRRALAETAVTALRRVGTPAAQRAIADAAARGDRLVRKIAAAGPSRESRE; this is translated from the coding sequence ATGGCAAACGCCGCCACCTCCGAGATTCCGCGGCTGGTGCAAGGCCTTGCGCGAGCCATCGTCGCGGCGGCGCGAAGCCGCGCGCTGTACCCGGCCGAACACCCGGCGGTCGCCTCGTCGCTCTCCCGGCTCCGGTCCGCGCTGGACGAGGCGGCGCGCGAGCGGCCGCTCGCCGTCGGCGTCACGCCTGACGCGCTCATCATCGATGAGGGCGCGCCGATCGACCACGGGCCGGGCGCCGAGGCCGCCGCGCTCCTGCACGCGCGCGATGTCCTTCGAATCGTCTTCGCGCCGCAACTCGCGCCGGAGCCCGTGCAGGCCTTCGTCGAGCTGATCGCGTCCGACCCGGCGCAGCTGCGCGAGCGCGGGGGCCCGGCCGAAGCGTGGCGCACCACCGGGCTGCACGGCATCGCCATCGTGCAGGTGGACTACCGCAAGGTCCTCGAGGAGCGCGAGGCCGCCGCCGCCCCCTCGCGCCGCGACGATCTCTGGCAGGCGATCGTGCGGTCCGTGCTCGATCGCAAGAAGATCCTGGACGACGCCGTGCAGCGCCGCCTGCTCGAAATCGCCGGCAGCACCGACGCGATCGGCGCGCTGGCGCAGGACGTCATGGCGCCCAACTGCACGCCGGATGGATCGCCGCTCGTGACCACCCAGGCGGCGGCGATCGTCGCCGCCTACGACCACCTCCACAACATTGTCACGGTGCTGGCGCCGGAACGCCGTGACGAGATCGTCCGGAACCTGGCGGCAGCCACCGCCGAGCTCGATCCGCGGGTCGCGCTCCAGATGATGCGCGGCGCGCAGGACGAGCAGGCCGGCCGGCCCGGAACCGGACACGCTGCCTCAGTGGTGGTGATGGCGGGCGTCGCGGCGGCGTTCGACGACGTGAAGGTCGCGCAGCTGCTGGCGACCACGCTGGCGCTCGAAGGACAGGCGTCGGCGCGGCTCGCCTCGGTGTTCGAAACGATCGCGCCGGACGAAGACCGCCGCCGTCGCGTGCTGCGCCTCACGCGGACGCTGATGGCCGAAACCGAGTTCGGCCGGCGGAGCGAGTTCGAGGCCATGTGGCAGTCGATGGAGGAGCTGCTCCTCAACTACAACGAGCGCCCCTTCGTCTCCGCCGAATACCGCGCCGGGCTGGATCAGGCCGGCGAGCGGGCCGCGCGCATGGCGGCCGCCGCGGACCTGCCGCCGGAGCTGGGCGAGTGGATGCAGACGCTCGATCAGGATCACGTGCGCCGGCTGTCGGTCTCCCTGCTGATCGATCTGCTGAACCTGGAAAGCGACGCCGGTCGCGCGCCCGCCCTCGCGGCCGACCTGGCGGCGCTCGCCGAAGACATGCTGATGGCGGGCGACTACGAGGCGGCCGCCGCCATCGGCGCCGCGATGGCCGGCCGCGCGGCCGACCGCGCGGCGCCCACTCGCGAGGCGTGCCGCGTCGCGCTCGACCAGTTGGCCCGCACGCCGGCCGTGCGCGACACGGTGATGCTGCTCGACGACATGGACGACGCGCAGCTCGCACAGGTGGAGACATTCGCCGGCGCGATCGGCGCCGCCGTCGTGGACGCGCTGCGCGAGGTGATGACGCTCGACGATGGCCATCTCCCGCGAGCGCGGGCGCGTGCGTCGGCGATGATCGTGGCGTGCGGCGCCGCCGCCATCCCGCGGCTCGCGCCGCTGCTTGCGGACCCCAGGTGGCACGTGCAGCGCAACGCCTGTGAACTGTTCCAGGCGATCGGCTCGCCGGAGGCGGTGCCCTTCCTGCAGCCGTTGCTCCGCAGCCACGATTCCCGCCTGCTTCGGCAGACCGTCCGCGCGCTGTCGAACATCGAGGATCCCGCGGCGGCACGGGCGGTTCACACCGTGCTGCGCGCCGCCACGGGGGAGGCGCGCCAGGCGGTGGTCGGCGCCCTCGCCGCGGAGCGGGACCCGCGCGTGGTGCCGGTGCTGTCTCGCATCCTGGCGGAAAGCGACGCGCTCGGCGCGGACCACGCGGTCGTGCTCGACACGCTGAACGCGCTCGGGACGCTCGGCGCGATGGTCGGGGATCCGGCGGTCGGCACGGTGGCCGGCCTGATGCACCGGCGCAGGTGGTTCGCCCGCCGGAAGCGGCGGGCGCTCGCCGAGACCGCCGTGACGGCGCTGCGCCGGGTCGGGACGCCCGCGGCGCAGCGGGCGATCGCCGATGCGGCGGCGCGCGGCGATCGTCTGGTGAGAAAGATCGCGGCGGCCGGGCCGTCTCGCGAGAGCCGGGAATGA
- a CDS encoding purine-nucleoside phosphorylase, which produces MAPATYFDRVREAAEALEARAGAPDVAVVLGSGLGDFCERLQDAVTIPYDGIPHWPASRIIGHAGQLVAGSLRSRRVAALSGRVHFYEGHDLRTVTFATRVMAALGVRTLILTNAAGGVNTAFHPGALMVIDDHINLLGDNPLVGENEDRFGPRFPDMTEVYSRRLRALADEASRATGVPVVHGVYAALRGPSYETPAEIRYLRTIGADAVGMSTVPEAIAARHAKVEVLGLSCISNMAAGVLPQPLDHHEVMETARRVRKAFGALLEDVIGRL; this is translated from the coding sequence ATGGCGCCTGCGACCTACTTCGATCGCGTCCGGGAAGCCGCCGAAGCGCTCGAGGCGCGCGCGGGTGCGCCGGATGTGGCGGTGGTGCTCGGATCGGGCCTGGGCGACTTCTGCGAGCGCCTGCAGGACGCCGTCACCATTCCTTACGACGGGATACCGCACTGGCCCGCCTCACGCATCATCGGCCACGCGGGGCAGCTCGTCGCCGGATCGCTGCGCAGCCGGCGCGTCGCCGCGCTCTCGGGGCGCGTGCATTTCTACGAGGGGCACGACCTGCGCACCGTGACGTTCGCCACGCGCGTGATGGCGGCGCTGGGCGTGCGCACGCTGATCCTGACCAACGCGGCCGGCGGCGTGAACACGGCGTTTCATCCGGGCGCGCTGATGGTGATCGACGACCACATCAACCTGCTCGGCGACAACCCGCTCGTCGGCGAGAACGAGGACCGGTTCGGGCCGCGGTTTCCCGACATGACCGAGGTGTACTCGCGACGGCTGCGCGCCCTCGCGGACGAGGCGTCGCGCGCCACGGGCGTCCCCGTGGTCCACGGCGTCTACGCCGCGCTGCGCGGCCCGAGCTACGAAACGCCGGCCGAGATCCGGTACCTCCGGACGATTGGCGCCGACGCCGTCGGCATGTCGACCGTCCCGGAAGCCATCGCGGCGCGCCATGCGAAAGTCGAGGTGCTGGGCCTCTCGTGCATCTCCAACATGGCCGCGGGCGTGCTGCCTCAGCCCCTTGATCACCACGAAGTGATGGAGACTGCGCGCCGCGTGCGGAAGGCGTTCGGCGCGCTGCTGGAGGACGTCATTGGCCGGCTCTGA